GTTGGGCCTTGCGGGCCTACGAGCGAGCGTACGACATGGGAATAATCGAACCCATTCCCATTCCGGTCAGTCCCCCTAGACCGACACTCATCACAAGTCCGTGCAGGTCGGGTAGCGGGGCTGTCACCTCGACGGGACAGAGGTTGCCTCGAAACTCCAAGTCACCCACCTGCACTACCTTGGTGCTTGGATTGCGCTCCTCAGAAAATGACACCTCGACTTCCTGGGCTGCTTCTTCGGGAATGCCGAGCGCGTCAAGCTTTGAGCGGGTGGTTGTGGTCACGTACTCGTCTGCCTGGGGGGCGTCGTAGCGCAGGTGGTCGCCGTCATCCCGCACCAGAATCGGGCTCTCGGCGAAGTAAGTCGCTGTGCCAGTAGGGGGCTCCACGACCGTGACGCTATCGATGGCGATGCCTTCCAGGATTTCAGCGTTCTCGTCGACAGATGCCAGAAATTCTTCAAGGGGTTCGCGCTCGGCGACCCCGAGGCTCCACGTAGCAGGCTCACTGAAGACAAATCCGTGTCGTGTCACATCTGCCTGCCCCTGAATCCACCCAATGGAGTGCAGGCTGAGCCCATCATGATGGGCGTAAGAGGGAGCCCGGTCGTAGAAGGCCCGACCCAAGAGCTCCCCATAGTTG
This window of the Salinibacter grassmerensis genome carries:
- a CDS encoding CRISPR-associated endoribonuclease Cas6 — its product is MKVQFDLDIEPRLHPFNYGELLGRAFYDRAPSYAHHDGLSLHSIGWIQGQADVTRHGFVFSEPATWSLGVAEREPLEEFLASVDENAEILEGIAIDSVTVVEPPTGTATYFAESPILVRDDGDHLRYDAPQADEYVTTTTRSKLDALGIPEEAAQEVEVSFSEERNPSTKVVQVGDLEFRGNLCPVEVTAPLPDLHGLVMSVGLGGLTGMGMGSIIPMSYARS